One window from the genome of Pseudomonas sp. L5B5 encodes:
- a CDS encoding membrane integrity-associated transporter subunit PqiC — protein sequence MTALRFPLFFLLAGVLGLAGCSVHQPVSLYQLDSGSPAQPASTGMSVLLGPVLIADYLQRETLLQRQDDGSLQASTDGRWAGSLSSDIDQLLLRQVAGHLDSQRVVLAPATSGFTPDVQVLLSITRLDSGKSQPAVLDAQWRLIDRRGQVRDNRIVHLQEQHAGTTASQVQAQGVLLQRLAEQLSGALKPLANQPAVAEVPRKAAPAPAPKPAEQEKRPKIPMATPIRTDMEVFRF from the coding sequence ATGACTGCTCTGCGTTTTCCTCTTTTTTTCCTGCTCGCGGGTGTTCTTGGCCTGGCGGGTTGCAGCGTTCACCAACCGGTGTCGCTGTATCAGCTGGACAGCGGAAGTCCAGCCCAGCCGGCCAGCACCGGCATGTCGGTATTGCTGGGTCCGGTACTGATTGCCGATTACCTGCAGCGTGAAACCCTGTTGCAGCGCCAGGACGATGGCAGCTTGCAGGCGTCCACCGATGGCCGCTGGGCCGGTAGCCTGTCTTCGGACATCGATCAGTTGCTGCTGCGTCAGGTGGCCGGCCACCTGGATAGCCAGCGAGTGGTGCTGGCCCCTGCCACCAGCGGCTTTACCCCGGATGTCCAGGTGCTGTTGTCAATCACCCGCCTGGATTCCGGCAAGTCGCAACCGGCGGTGCTCGACGCGCAATGGCGCCTGATCGATCGTCGTGGCCAGGTCCGTGACAACCGCATTGTCCACCTGCAGGAGCAGCATGCGGGGACCACGGCTTCCCAGGTGCAGGCACAGGGCGTGCTGTTGCAGCGCCTGGCCGAGCAGTTGTCGGGCGCCCTCAAGCCCCTGGCCAATCAGCCAGCCGTGGCCGAGGTGCCGCGCAAGGCGGCGCCTGCACCGGCGCCCAAGCCGGCAGAGCAGGAAAAGCGGCCGAAAATCCCGATGGCCACGCCGATCCGCACGGATATGGAAGTGTTCCGCTTCTGA
- the parC gene encoding DNA topoisomerase IV subunit A: protein MSDSLDLSLDGVERRSLADFTENAYLNYSMYVIMDRALPHIGDGLKPVQRRIVYAMSELGLDADSKHKKSARTVGDVLGKFHPHGDSACYEAMVLMAQPFSYRYTLVDGQGNWGAPDDPKSFAAMRYTEARLSRYSEVLLSELGQGTADWGPNFDGTLQEPLVLPARLPNILLNGTTGIAVGMATDVPPHNLREVASACVRLLDEPKATVEQLCEHIQGPDYPTEAEIITPRADLLKMYETGKGSVRMRAVYHVEDGDIVVTALPHQVSGAKVLEQIAALMQAKPSKAPQIADLRDESDHENPCRIVIIPVNSRVDHEALMQHLFASTELESTYRVNVNIIGLDGKPQLKNLRALLVEWLEFRVQTVRRRLQFRLDKVERRLHLLDGLLIAYLNLDEVIHIIRTEEHPKAKLIERFALSEIQADYILDTRLRQLARLEEMKLRDEQDELLKEQAKLQALLGSEAKLKKLVRTELLKDAETYGDDRRSPIVERAEAKALTEHDLLPNEKVTVVLSEKGWIRSAKGHEIDATGLSYKAGDGFKTAAAGRSNQFAVFIDSTGRSYSVAAHTLPSARGQGEPLTGRLTPPPGATFECVLLPEDEALYVIASDAGYGFVVKGEDLQAKNKAGKALLSLPNNARVLAPRPVADREQNWLASVTTEGRLLVFKISDLPQLGKGKGNKIIGIPGERVASREEYVTDIAVLAEGATLVLQAGKRTLSLKADDLEHYKGERGRRGNKLPRGFQRVDALLVEPLS from the coding sequence ATGAGCGACTCCCTTGATCTCAGTCTGGATGGCGTAGAACGCCGGTCACTGGCTGACTTCACCGAAAATGCCTACCTCAACTACTCCATGTACGTGATCATGGACCGTGCTCTGCCGCATATCGGCGACGGCCTGAAACCGGTACAGCGGCGTATCGTCTACGCCATGAGTGAGCTGGGGCTGGATGCCGACTCCAAGCACAAGAAGTCCGCGCGTACCGTGGGCGACGTGCTCGGCAAGTTCCACCCGCACGGCGACTCCGCCTGCTACGAAGCGATGGTGCTGATGGCCCAGCCGTTCAGCTATCGCTACACGCTGGTGGATGGCCAGGGCAACTGGGGCGCGCCGGACGATCCAAAGTCCTTCGCGGCCATGCGTTACACCGAGGCACGCCTGTCACGCTACTCCGAAGTGCTGCTCAGCGAGCTGGGCCAGGGCACCGCAGACTGGGGGCCGAACTTCGACGGCACGCTGCAGGAGCCGCTGGTGCTGCCGGCGCGCCTGCCGAACATCCTGCTCAACGGCACCACGGGCATCGCCGTGGGCATGGCCACCGACGTACCGCCGCACAACCTGCGGGAAGTGGCCAGCGCCTGCGTGCGCCTGCTCGATGAACCCAAGGCCACGGTCGAGCAACTCTGCGAGCACATCCAGGGCCCGGATTACCCGACCGAAGCGGAAATCATCACCCCGCGTGCCGACCTGCTGAAAATGTACGAAACCGGCAAGGGCTCGGTGCGCATGCGCGCCGTGTATCACGTCGAGGACGGTGACATCGTGGTCACCGCGCTGCCGCACCAGGTCTCCGGGGCCAAAGTGCTGGAGCAGATCGCTGCGCTGATGCAGGCCAAGCCATCGAAAGCACCGCAGATTGCTGACCTGCGCGACGAGTCCGACCACGAAAACCCTTGCCGCATCGTGATCATTCCGGTCAACAGCCGGGTCGATCACGAAGCGCTGATGCAGCATCTGTTTGCCAGCACCGAGCTGGAGTCGACCTACCGGGTCAACGTCAACATCATCGGTCTGGACGGCAAGCCGCAGCTGAAAAACCTGCGCGCCTTGCTGGTGGAGTGGCTGGAGTTCCGAGTGCAGACCGTGCGTCGCCGCCTGCAATTCCGCCTCGACAAGGTCGAGCGTCGCCTGCACCTGTTGGACGGTTTGCTGATTGCCTACCTCAACCTGGATGAAGTGATCCACATCATCCGCACCGAGGAGCATCCGAAGGCGAAGCTGATCGAGCGTTTCGCCCTCAGCGAAATCCAGGCCGACTACATCCTCGATACTCGCCTGCGTCAGTTGGCGCGACTGGAAGAGATGAAGCTGCGTGATGAGCAGGATGAACTGCTCAAGGAACAGGCCAAGCTGCAAGCGTTGCTGGGCAGCGAAGCCAAGCTGAAGAAGCTGGTACGTACTGAGCTGCTCAAGGATGCTGAAACCTATGGCGACGACCGCCGCTCGCCAATCGTCGAGCGTGCCGAAGCCAAGGCGCTGACTGAGCACGATCTGCTACCGAACGAAAAAGTGACCGTCGTATTGTCGGAAAAAGGCTGGATTCGTTCGGCCAAGGGCCATGAGATCGACGCCACCGGTCTGTCATATAAGGCCGGCGACGGTTTCAAGACTGCCGCAGCCGGGCGGTCCAACCAGTTCGCAGTGTTCATCGACTCCACTGGTCGCAGTTATTCGGTGGCGGCCCATACGCTGCCGTCGGCCCGTGGCCAGGGCGAGCCGCTGACCGGCCGCCTGACGCCGCCGCCAGGCGCGACCTTCGAGTGCGTGCTGTTACCCGAGGACGAGGCACTGTATGTGATCGCCTCCGACGCCGGTTACGGTTTCGTGGTCAAGGGCGAGGACTTGCAGGCCAAGAACAAGGCGGGCAAGGCGCTGTTGAGCCTGCCGAACAATGCCAGGGTCCTGGCGCCAAGGCCGGTGGCCGATCGCGAGCAGAACTGGTTGGCCTCGGTGACTACCGAGGGTCGCCTGCTGGTGTTCAAGATCAGCGACCTACCGCAGTTGGGCAAGGGCAAGGGCAACAAGATCATCGGGATTCCTGGCGAGCGGGTCGCCAGTCGTGAAGAGTATGTGACCGATATCGCGGTGCTGGCGGAAGGCGCGACCCTGGTGTTGCAGGCGGGCAAGCGTACCCTGTCGCTCAAGGCCGATGACCTGGAGCACTACAAGGGCGAGCGTGGGCGCCGTGGCAACAAGCTGCCGCGAGGTTTCCAGCGAGTGGATGCGTTGTTGGTAGAACCTCTCAGTTAA
- a CDS encoding TIGR02281 family clan AA aspartic protease — MSQQPGRSAGRVLLILAWAAGLFLATRFFADWEARQENPNTVVSSQQHEGYIEVKLVGNGQGHFVASGHINGQPVQFMLDTGATDVSVPSGLAERLGLEQGLPVTLSTANGRSEGYRTRIERLQLGDITLRDVRAVVASGLDGDQVLLGMSALKKLEFTQRGGTMLLRQTTNQ; from the coding sequence ATGAGCCAGCAACCGGGCCGCAGTGCCGGCAGGGTACTGCTGATCCTGGCCTGGGCGGCGGGGTTGTTCCTGGCCACGCGGTTCTTCGCCGACTGGGAAGCGCGTCAGGAAAATCCCAACACTGTCGTCAGTTCGCAACAGCATGAGGGTTACATCGAAGTGAAGCTGGTCGGCAATGGCCAGGGGCATTTCGTCGCCAGCGGCCATATCAACGGCCAGCCGGTGCAGTTCATGCTCGATACCGGCGCCACCGACGTCTCGGTTCCCTCCGGGTTGGCCGAACGCCTGGGCCTGGAGCAGGGGCTGCCCGTTACCTTGAGCACTGCCAACGGTCGCAGCGAAGGCTACCGGACGCGTATCGAACGCCTGCAACTGGGGGATATCACCTTGCGCGATGTCCGTGCCGTGGTGGCCTCGGGACTCGACGGCGACCAGGTTCTGCTGGGCATGAGCGCATTGAAGAAACTTGAATTTACTCAGCGCGGCGGCACCATGCTGCTGCGCCAGACCACGAACCAATGA
- a CDS encoding esterase-like activity of phytase family protein, which produces MHRGFALALALSATSVAAAPAPELSLLSEHPVEGMRGGNLSGLALCGQELWTVSDRDDDQIYRLDTRDTVWQAETVKLQVPPVPDTGLPWGLKSRTWAASFVRGGDLDFEGISCDAAGNKYVVSEAHATVLQVPVQGAPDWLKISPLMVREARASGMLLHFNALFEGLAVNPAGDRIWLAAERERRGLLLIKRGQTTWDCDGRCVLLSEAGLQMQPEQVPHAKAVTRDFADLSLFDGKLFTLERNAYQICRRDAQSAKVEQCWSFAAQALVETRRYPQPYGLAEALVVDAQGAWIGLDNNNGARADGETRPIVWRFAAPEGGWSAKP; this is translated from the coding sequence ATGCATAGAGGTTTTGCCCTGGCCCTGGCGCTATCGGCAACCTCGGTGGCGGCGGCGCCAGCCCCCGAGCTGAGCTTGTTGTCCGAGCATCCCGTTGAAGGGATGCGCGGCGGCAACCTGTCCGGCCTGGCCCTGTGCGGCCAGGAACTGTGGACCGTCTCGGACCGCGACGACGACCAGATCTACCGGCTCGATACCCGCGACACCGTCTGGCAGGCCGAGACGGTCAAGCTGCAAGTGCCACCGGTGCCCGATACCGGCTTGCCCTGGGGCCTGAAGTCGCGGACCTGGGCCGCCTCCTTCGTGCGGGGCGGAGACCTGGATTTCGAAGGCATCTCCTGTGACGCCGCCGGCAACAAGTATGTGGTCAGCGAAGCCCACGCCACGGTGTTGCAGGTCCCGGTCCAGGGCGCGCCCGACTGGTTGAAGATCTCCCCGCTGATGGTTCGCGAAGCCCGGGCCAGTGGCATGCTGCTGCACTTCAATGCCCTGTTCGAAGGCCTGGCGGTGAACCCTGCCGGGGATCGCATCTGGCTGGCGGCCGAACGCGAGCGGCGTGGCTTGTTGCTGATCAAGCGCGGGCAGACCACCTGGGATTGCGATGGCCGTTGCGTGCTGCTCAGCGAAGCCGGCCTGCAGATGCAGCCCGAGCAAGTGCCCCATGCCAAGGCCGTGACTCGGGATTTCGCCGATCTTTCGCTGTTCGACGGCAAGCTGTTCACCCTGGAACGCAACGCCTACCAGATCTGTCGCCGGGATGCGCAGAGCGCCAAGGTCGAGCAGTGCTGGTCCTTCGCCGCGCAAGCCCTGGTGGAGACGCGTCGTTATCCACAGCCTTATGGCCTGGCGGAAGCCCTGGTGGTGGATGCCCAGGGCGCCTGGATCGGCCTGGACAACAACAATGGCGCCCGTGCCGATGGCGAGACTCGCCCGATCGTCTGGCGCTTCGCCGCGCCTGAAGGCGGCTGGAGTGCCAAGCCATGA